Genomic DNA from uncultured Acetobacterium sp.:
TAATTCCATTTTTATCTATATATAGTATCTATTTATAACGAGAAGATAATTATTATCAGTATACCACTTAATAATCACCATCATTCCAGCCTAATATTTTAATCAGACGTAATTCTGAATAACCATAGGCACTGGCCGGATAATTGATTCGATCCGTTGTGTTTGAATTGATGAGATAATCCAGCATGTTCCCATCATTATCGGTGACTACATCTGTAATAATAACCGAATGGAGCCATTCATCGTCCTGCCCGTACTGTAAAATATCGCCGACCGCTCCGCTATAGACATTGTCATCCACGATGGCCGACAACCCATAACCATCATTTTCACTGGCATAGGTATAAAATTCTTCGACACCGGCCCAGGCAGGGCTTCGACCCGTCTCGTATTCATCAAGATCTACTTCCTCGCCATACCATTTCCACTGGGTATTAACATCACCAAAATAATCCATTGGAATTCCCCCGGCATAAAGGCACTGGGAAATATAGTTATTGCAATTACCGCCATAGGTGTCATAAACACCAAATTTATTATCATTACGAACGACTTCGACAGGATCAACCCATCTCATGGCATAATCGATCGCTGCAACGGCATCATACTCGTTGTCAACTTCAGGTTCCCAGCTTTCCACTTCCCCAGAATTAAAGGATTCTTTTTCCGATGATAACTCTTCAACCACCGATAAAGAATTATCCAACAAACCTTCTGCCACGACCTCCGGTTCTTCATAACTGTCGGCAATAGCTTCTTCCAGCATCAGAAAACTGTCTTCTTCTTTATAATGCTCTGATACTACGTAACCATCTGCTGTTTTATCTAAATAAAAAGTATGGGCAATCCCTGAACTTGAGGAATCTACATCCGGAATGAAAGCAAAATTTACCGTATGATCTTCAAGTAAAGCCACTTCGACCATACCCGCTTCTTCATTGATACGTGTAATAGTTAAACCACATTGGTAATCGGTCATTTTAAGATCATTGCTCTGATTAAGTCGCATTCTAATTAGATAATCCATGGCACTTTGATTAATCCAGGCATTTTCACTGGATGGGTCTTCAAACAATGCCGTTATATCTGTCGTTTCCAGATTTGCGGTTGCCTGAAAATAAGCTTCGAAGTATTCTGTTATGGGTTTAAGCATTTCATCATCCATTTCCTCCTCACCTTCACGAAGCTTTATCGCGCCACTGTCTGCCCCTGGATTTTCACCGATTGAATTATCGCTTAAACTTTCCGGAAGGGAGTAAGAATTAGCCAGTACCCCAACACAAATGACGCCCATCGCCATTAGTGTCATTAATACAAGACAGATGACAACACGTTTCCTTTTTCGTTTTAAAATTCTTCTTCTTTTCATAATCTCTTCCCTTTCCAGCATTTGTAACAATTATATATCTTAAATGTGTTTTTCTTGTGAACGTATTATGAATATCCCAAAATAAAACTTTTTCTCAAAAAATAAAAAAAAACAGCTCTCGCTGTCATCTTTTTTAAGTGGTGGTGCCCAAAGGCGGAATCGAACCACCGACACGGGGATTTTCAGTCCCCTGCTCTACCGACTGAGCTATTTGGGCATATAGTTTTTTCTCGAAAATTTGGCAAAAAAATATGGTGGGCCTTCAGGGGCTCGAACCCCGGACCTACCGGTTATGAGCCGGTTGCTCTAACCAACTGAGCTAAAGGCCCCCAAAATACATTTAAAAAAAATGGTCGAGGTGAGAGGATTCGAACCTCCGGCCCCATGGTCCCAAACCATGTGCGCTACCAAACTGCGCTACACCTCGATACAATACTTATCTATTATAAATGTTTTTTCGGTTTCTGTCAAGGACTTTTTTATCTTTTTTTCTTTCAGATAATGCTTATCTTTGACGACTTGCTTATTATAGCACGTCTAAATAACCTAATGCAAGTCTTTTTTTCACAAAAGAATTATTTTTTTAATTCTTTTGTGAAAAAGTCCTGGGCTATTTATTTTTCCAGAATGGTGGACTTTGCTGTACTTTTTTCTTTCGCACAGCGGTTTAAAAGCGTTTCGACTTTATCCACTATCCAACTAAAAGTTTTCAGCAGCGGATAGATATCTAGAATCGTGATTCCCAGAATGATAAACATGGCTGGTATGAACTCCTGAATTGGCAGAAGAAAAAACAAATCTTCTAAAAATAATACGCAGCATAAAAATGAAACGGTCATGGCAAAGAATAACGCCCATCGTTTATTATCCAGTGGCTGGCAGACTCGAAAAAGAATGACCAGACCAATCAATCCGGTGGAGATCACTGCCAAAGTTGACACCTGCTCGTGATTTAGGGGCAAATAAGAACCGATAATCATAATCATGACGACATTAAATACCACCGTGAGGGCTCCCGGCAGCGATTTCTTCAAAACCTTTTCCAGAAAATTACCAGTAACCCGGTTTTTGTTCGGTTCCAGTGCCAAAAACACCGAAGGGGCACCAATCGTCAGGGCACTGATTAACGTTAATTGAATCGGAACAAAGGGATAGGCCTCGTTGGCAATAATCACAATCACCGCCAACATCAACGAAAACATCGTCTTCACTAAAAATAGCGATGCCGCCCGGGTAATGTTGTTGATCACCCGCCGTCCTTCCATCAGAACCCGTGTAAAACTGGCAAAATTGGAATCCAGTAGTACCAATTGGGCAACCTGACGGACAGCGTCGCTCCCCTCGGCCATGGCAATACTACAGTCAGCCTCTCTCAAAGCTAAAACATCATTGACACCATCACCTGTCATAGCCACCGTATGGCCATCATTTTTAATCGCCTCAATTAAAAGCCGTTTCTGTCCTGGCGTTACCCGACCAAAAACCGAGTATTTAAGGGCGGCGTCACGAACCGCTTCATCTTCAGTCAAGGTTGAAGCATCGACATAATTGTCCCAATCCAAAAGACCGGCCCGATGAGCTACCTGAGATACCGTTACCGGATTGTCGCCGGAAATTACCTTGATTTCAACGCCCTGGTTTCTGAAAAATTCCAGGGTTTTCTTAGCTTCCTGGCGAATTTTATCGCCCATTGGCAGCAATGCAATGGTTTTTATTGCCTTTGGCAAACTGCCATCTTCATTAAATGGTTCGGTTGAATGGCCCAGCATTAACACCCGGTTGCCCTCGCTGGCGTAACATTCAACTTTATCCTGAATTTCAGGATAGCGGTCGCCTAAAATAAATTCCGGTGCACCAATAACAAAGGTGCCTTTTTCGGCAAAAAAAGCGCCGCTCCATTTTCGGTCCGATGAAAACGGAATAACCCGATCACATTTCCATTTTGGAGCCTCGCCTTTACAGCTTTCAGATAATGCCCGATAGGTCGCATTGTCATCTTTCAGGTTGGCAATCAAAGCCCGAATCGCCTGAACGGGGTTTTGGTCGTGACTGATGGTTTCCATTGACAATACTTCCAGATTACCTTCGGTGATGGTTCCGGTTTTGTCCAGACAAAGCACATCCACCCGGGCTAAAGTCTCAATGCAATAGAGCTCCTGAACTAAAGTTTTGTGTTGTCCTAATCGGATTACCCCAACCGCCAGAGCCACACTGGTTAAGAGCACCAGTCCCTCGGGAATCATCCCAATCAGGGCCGCCACCGTTCCGGTAACCCCAGCCTGAAGCGGCAGTTCCTGAACGATTAGTTGTTTATAGAGAAGCAGCAGGCCAATTGGCACAATGACAATACTGATTGTTTTCATAATAAAGCCCAAAGCTTTCATTATTTCAGAATTGGGTTTCTTTGCCACCTTAACGGCTTCAACCAATTTTGACGCATAATTGTCCAGACCAACTTGAGTGACCTGGACTGTGGCTTCTCCAGACACGACAAAACTACCTGAGAAAAGTTCGTCTCCTTGATATTTCATAATTGAGTCTGATTCGCCAGTGAGCAGGGATTCATTGACTTCCAGTTCCCCTTTGACCACTTGGGAATCCGAAGGGATCTGTTTTCCGGCCTTAAGAACCAGAATATCATCCAGGACAATTTTCTCAAAGACGATCTCCTGAGAATTGCCATCCCGCAATACGGTGACATGGGGTTGTGAGATTAGTGAGAGCTTGTCGATGGTTTTTTTCGCCTTTATTTCCTGTGTGATGCCAATAAATGTATTAATGATAACAATATTAATAAACAAAAGATTTTGAAATGACTGAACGAAAATAACCATCAATGCCAGCACGATGTTAAGAATATTAAATAAGGTTAAGGTATTATCTTTGATAATTTTGCCGATTGTTTTCGTCTTGGATTGTGGTTGAATATTAACCTTGCCGGCTTTTGCCCTTTCTTCAACCTGGGCTTGGGTTAGTCCAATTTCAGGGTTGATGTTATTTTCCATTAAATCCTCCAGTAATTTTATTCGCTGTCTGGATTATATCATCACAATCTTAAAAAACCTTGTAGCACACATGGTTTGCAATATAGAAATAGCTTACCTAAAACATAAGGTTAACGTAGTACCGACAATTGTTACATCATGTTGTATGCCGCAGATTAACAATTGGTCGGTACGGCAAGTGTACATCCCGCAATTTTTGAGACAAAAAAAGAAGCCTGCCCCACGGACAAACCTCTTTATATTTGTATTGATTAAATTTTTTACTACGCCAGACTTTCTCTGACCACTTGATTAACAAGCTTTCCATCCGCACGACCTTTAACCTTCGGCATCAGGGCACTCATAATTTTTCCCATGTCTTTTGCGTCAACTGCTCCGGTTTCTTGAATAGTTTCAGTCACAATCACTTTGATTTCATCAATCGTTAATTGTGTAGGAAGGTAGCCCTCGATGATTTCTATTTCTTCGCGAGCCTGCTGGATTAAATCGTCTCTTTGAGCTTTCTCAAATTCGGCCAGGCCATCCCGACGTTGTTTGAGCTGTTTTGCAATAATTTCAAGTATCTGATCATCTCCCAGTTCCACTTTCTGATCCTTTTCGACTTGTAAAATAGCCGCCCGAATCATGGTTACTGTCGATTTTTTGACCTTATCCTTTTCCTTCATTGCTGTTTTCAAATCAGCCTGTAATTGATCCTTTAATACCAATTGGTCACATCCTATCTTTTTTTCATCTTTCTTTTTCTAGCTGCTTCTGATTTTCTTTTTCGCTTCACGCTTGGCTTTTCATAATGCTCTCTTTTGCGAATTTCAGACATAACCCCAGCCATTGCTGTTTTTCTTTTAAAACGTCGCAATGCACTTTCGAGTGTTTCATTTTCTTTAATTTTTACTTCAGACATTTTCAACCCCCCCCTCTAATCCGTTGCTAATTTCCGGAACTGTTAATTAACATGGTATGAGTCAAAGTATATTATACGCAATATTTCAGTCGCTGTCAATTATTTTTCAACCTGGAGGCCATAATAATGGTCGACCACCCAATAAATGGTAATGTAAATGGGGCACGGTCTGATTTCCATCTTTTCCACAGTTGTTTACAAGACGAAAACCGGTTTTGGCAATGCCTAGTTTCAAGGCAATTCGATTGGCCACTGTATGCATGTGACAAATGATATCATTTCCTGCTGGTACAGATAATAGTGAATCAAAATGCTCTTTGGGAATAATAATCACATGTACCGGAGCCTGGGGTGCAATATCATTAAAGGCGATGACCAAGTCATCTTCAAAAATAATATCTGCCGGAATCTCTTTATTCACAATTTTACAGAAAATACAGTCTTTGGACATATTTTTTCCTCCTAATATATAGATTCTCCGATTAACTTGTCAGAATACCGATTAGAATATGATACCCTAACTTTTATAATTCTACCATTAATTTTTTCGTCTGTCTTCAGAAAAACAGGAACATAGTTCTTGGTATGGCCCTCATAACCAGCTTCATCGTGGGTTGCTTCAAACAAAACCTCGACTACCAAACCATCATTTTTCTTAAGAAAAGCTTCTTCCAGTTCCCGCGATAAATCACTGAGCTGATGACTTCGCCTGTTTTTAATGGTTTCATCCACCTGGTCTTTAAACGCTGCAGCTTTGGTGCCGGAACGACGAGAATATTTAAAAACATGGATTTGATAAAAGCCGACTGCTTTTGCAAAAACCAGAGTCGCATTGAATTCGGCTTCGGTTTCTCCAGGAAAGCCAACCATAATATCGGTCGTGATCGCCGCCAGCGGGAAAACCGCCCGGATTTCATCGACAATCGCCAGATATTCGGCAGTGGTGTAGCGACGCCCCATTCGTTTCAGGACCGGATCACTGCCACTTTGCAACGATAGGTGAAAATGAGGACAAAAGCTTTCCAGGGCTGCCAACCGTTTCAGCCGCTCTGGAGTGATATATTTCGGTTCCAGGGACCCCAGTCGGATTCGCTTAAGACCATCGATTTGATCAAGGGCTTCCAGTAGTCCGATCAGATCGGTTTTATTCTGATCATTCGTGTCAATCCCCGATTGATCCACGCCATAGGAGGCAATATGAATCCCCGAAATGATCACCTCCTGATACCCCATGGCAATCACCCGATTGACCTCATCGATGATCTGTTCCTGCTTGCGGCTTCGCACCGGTCCTCTGGCAAAAGGAACAATACAATAGGTACAAAACTGATTGCAGCCTTCTTGAATTTTAATAAAGGCCCGGGTTTTTCCTTTGACCTCAGAGATCATCAGAGGTTCAAAGATCTTCTCGTCCATAATATCCGAAACAAAATCCCGCTGCTGGGCGTCCTGCAAATGAGTATCAATATAGGTTAAAATATCGCCCCGATTTTTGGTGCCAATCATTAGATCCACTTCGGCTATTTTTTCAACCTCTTCGGGGGCCACCTGAACATAGCAACCGACCGCGCAGATCACGGCATCCGGATTCATCCGCTTGGCTTTTCGCATCATTTTTCGGGACTTCTGATCGCCCAGATGGGTCACGGTACAGGTATTTATCACATAGACATCGGCCAGCTGATTAAAATCGACAATCGCATATCCGGCACCTTCAAAAATTTCCATCATCGCTTCGCTGTCATAGGTGTTTACCTTACATCCCAAGGTCATAAACGCTACTTTTCTTTGAGTAATATTCATACTTAAATTGACACACCTCACTTCCAAAAATTCAATTGGCTGAGCACCACCATTCCAGCCGTTTCGGTTCTTAAGATCCGGGTTCCCAAGGACACGCTGATAATCCCGGCAGCTTGGCAGGCCTCAGCCTCCTGGGGATCAAATCCACCTTCCGGGCCGATGATCACGCCAATTTTAAGACATTTGCCCGCTTCACTCTTTTTCTCAAACTCCATCAAGGCCGCCTTCAGGGACCGTTTGTTTTCATCCTCATAGGCTAACACGAGTAAATCAAAATGAGCTACTTCTTTTAGCACATTTTTCAAGGTTTGGGGATCTTTAACTGCCGGAATAATCCCCCGTTTGGACTGCTTGGCCGCTTCATAGGCGATCCGCTGCCAACGCTCGATTTTTTTATCTTTCTTATCCGTAATCTGGGAAATGGCCCGCATCGAAGAAAAGGGGACAATTTCGGCCACCCCCAGCTCCACACATTTCTGAATAATCACTTCCATTTTTGTGCCTTTGGGCAATCCCTGAAACAGCGTGACCGAAAGCTCCGAGTTTTCCCCCAGAGAAGGATACCGCTCTTTAATAATGCCCGAAATTGTCTGATCTCCGGGCGTGTTTAAAACGACCTGATAATCTGTCCCTTTGCTGTCGCAAACTTCGATCACATCGTCTTTGCCCAAACGCAATACCTTGGTGATGTGTTTGAAGTCCTCCCCGGAAATAACAATGGACTGCTCCGTAATCTGACCGGGTTCAATAAAAAAACGATGCATACTAGTCTCGCTTCTGGGCAACCACGCCAACCCATTCGCCCATTTGTTGAACAAAAAGGAGCTTGAAGTTTTCTGCTTCCAGGGCATTGAGCACATCAGCCAACCGGTCAATAATAATTCCCGAAGAGATAAAAATGCCATTTTCTTTCAGATAGGGTCGGATGATGCCGGATAATTCCACAATGGCAGCCGCCAGAATATTCGCCACAATCACATCAGCTTGTTCATCGATGACATCCAACAGGTTTCCCTCCCGAATTTCGACCATATCACCGAGATCATTGAGTTCCGCATTTTCTCGGGCAATTTTTACGGCCAGGGTGTCAAAATCCACTGCCACCACTTTTTTCGCATGCAGTTTACCCGCAATTAATGACAGTACTCCGGTACCGCAGCCGATATCCAGCACCACATCCCCGGGTTTAATGTATTCTTCCAGTTTAATGGCGCAAAGCTGAGTCGTTTCATGGGTCCCGGTTCCAAAGGCCATTCCGGGATCGATATTGATGACAATCTCATCGCCATCTGCTTCGTATTCTTCCCAGGTTGGTTTGATAACGATGCTTTTTCCCATCTTGGTGGGTTTGTAAAATTTTTTCCAGGAGTTGGCCCAGTCTTCTTCTTCCACTTCTGTGATCATCATCTCACAGGCACCAGGATCTAGACCAAAGGATGGCAGCATTTTAACCGAGGTAATCAGTTTGTGCACCGCTTCTTCGGTATCTTCCACCTCACTGAAATATCCCCGCACAATGGAAACATTGGGATCAATTTCCAGAAGCGATTCATCCACAAAATTAACCTTGGGATCTTGTTGAATTAATAACGCATCCTGCAGGGTCTGGATAGCAACGCCATCTGCCCCGGCATCATAAAAAGCATTGACCACCGCTTCCTCAGCTTCCAGTGTTGTTGTGATTTGAACTTCTTTCCAAAGCATTCCCTTACCTCCAATTAAATCATTGTGGTATTATACCACTTTTTCCGCATGTTTAACAATTGATCATTATAACTCATTTTGCTTATAAAAGAAAGGTTTTTTACTTTTAGATACTTAGTTTTTTGGCTGGTTCGTAGGGGCGATTATCAAACACCCGCCCTTACGAACTCTAAAATCAGCTGCATTAAATTTAGTCTCGACAATTGTTACATCATGTTGTTTGCATCAGATAAACAATTGGTCGGTACGGCACATCGAAACAACAGAAATTTTTTGCCTGCTTAATGTAAAATATGGTTAATGGATGTAACGGGTTCCAATTTAATGCTATAATAATTTTAATTAACATCAAAATACGATTAAGAAAAGGTGACCAACATGGAAACTGAAAAAAAGAAGCGATCCATCCAAGAATACGTTCCTGGTAAACAGGTTACACTTGCCCATATAATTGCAAAACCTAAAAATGATATTTATATTAAACTGGGTTTAGATGACGAAGCCGCTGATGCCATTGGTATTTTAACCATCACGCCAAGCGAAGCTGCCATTATCGCTGCGGATGCCGCAACCAAAGCTGCGCCAGTGGAAATCGGATTTTTAGACCGTTTCAGCGGTTCGCTGGTTATTACCGGACGGGTCAGTGATGTGAAAGCAGCCGTCACCGAAATCCTCAATACCCTTAACCATATTTTAGGATTCGATATTCCTAAAATCACCTACTCTTAATCTATGGCAAGTAATAAAAAGCGGGTGGCCTTGATCGGAAAAATCGGCAGCGGAAAAACCACCCTCATGCAACGGCTCAACGAAGAAGAACTCAAATACTCCAAAACCCAAATGGTCAGTTACTATGACGATTTCATTGATACGCCGGGAGAATTTATTGAACTCCCGTTTTTTTCACGTCAGGCCATCAACATCACCATGGACGCCGGGCTGGTAATCCTCGTCAACTCCTGCGTTGACCCTCAGAATGCGGTTCCCCCCAACTTTGTCCACACCTACAACATTCCCTCGATCGGCGTGATTACCAAAACCGATTTGGGAGAATGCAATATTAAACGGAGTCGAAATCTGCTGATTTATGCTGGCATCAATCCCAAACACATCTATGTTGTCAGCTCATATAATGGTGAGGGCATCGCCGAACTGGAGGCTGCCATCCATCACTTTATGGATCCTCATCGCAATAAATAATGATACGAACAGTTACAGCCATAGAACAAGTGCCGTGGGCTTTTCGATCAGTTTCGCACGAAACAATTTTTACACTGTACGGCGTACAGGCTACCGCCTGTTCGCCTACACGTTACAAAATTGTTTGCGGAAACTGAACGTAAAGCAATCAATGTTCGATGTTTATGAATTTCACAATTAGCTGATATGAACAAATACTATAAAAGGAAGTGAAAAATATGACCTTTGACAGCTATGGCAATTTAACAGTGACGGGCGTTGCCGACTACCTTAAAGAAAAAGAAATCTTCCCGGCCGACGCCAACCTTACCGTCGTGGATTTACACGCCGTTAAGGAAAGTATCGAGGGATTTGTTAATTTAATCTATCACGTTTATGACCAATCCGGAAAATCCGTGATTATGAAGCAGATGCTTTCGATGCCTCGTTTTCGTATTGAAGACGAGAAAAACAACACCGTCGAGGACAGCAACCGCGGTGGCTGGACCCTGGATCTGGGCCGGATGCGTTCTGAAATTGCAACCCTGATTTTCTGGAACTCTGTGTACCCGGGCATTTGTCCCGAAATTTATCTTTTTGACGAACCCGGTCGGATCATTGTGATGGAAGATTTAATGGAATTGAGCCTGCTCCGATTTGAGCTTTGCCGGATGGTAAAACACGGACACTTCACCAATAAAATTGGGGCGTTCTTTGCCCGAAATCTCTTTTACTCATCCAATCTTCACCTGACCAATTATAAAAAGTCCGAAGTGGAACGCTTTTTCACCAATCCCGAATATACCGCGCTGGTTGAGTTCCTTTTTCATGAAAATATCGGCGTTTCCTGGGAACGCGATATGATTCCCGGCACCGCCGAAAAAAGAACCGCACTGGTGGATAATCCTGCCATCCAGGCTGAATTCAAACGTCTGGAAAATAAATTCATGGAAGATAAAGAATGTCTCATCCATACCGACCTTCATAGCTCCAATATTATGATCAGTGCCGATGATGTCCGCATCATTGATGGCGAATTTGCCGGTTTCGGCCCGCTGGCTCAGGACTTTGGGCGTCTGACTGCCAGTTTATCCCTTAACTATGTTTCGTGGTTTGGCGATACCGACCGCACCGCTGAGGAAAAGGCCGATTTTCATAACTACCTGCTAACCACCATTGAGGATCTTTATTCCACCTTTCAAAATGAATTTCGGCAACTGGTGGATACCCATCGGGAAGAAAGTTATAGTCTAAAAACTCTGGATGTGGAGGCCTATCTCATCGACCAACTCCAGAATGCTCTGTCTTATACCGGAGTCAACATCATGTCGCGGTTGGCCAACCGGGGAATCTGTTATGATCTGCTAAGACTCCCTGAGGCAAACCGATTGGTACCATGCTTATTGGGACTGGATATTTCCAAAGAGTTGATGCTCAATCACCGAAACTACACCACTATCAAAGAATATACCCAGTTACTGAAAAATCTGGTTTAACATTAACAACTAAAAACCACTGTTTTCGCAAAACGAAAGCAGTGGTTTTTTAATTTAAATAAATTTTTTGTACCCGGCCCCTCCTGATAGTCAGGTTCGTAGGAACGGTCATTGATCGCTCGGCAAACGTCAACCGTTAAATAAAGTACTCGCAATTACCCTTGGCATTATATTCCTTAACCAAATCAGCTAAAGTAATATGATCAACCACATCTTCAATTGCTACTTTAATCTTCTTCCAGACATCAACCGTCACGCAGCGATCGGCCCGATCACAGCTTCCCGGTTCATCCAGACAGGCAACTGGTGACAGTTCCCCCTCCATCAGCCGTAAAATCATCCCAACCGTATAGTCTTCGGGCGCATTTGCCAGTTGGTATCCGCCCTGGGAACCCCGGACACTCCGGACAAATCCAGCTCTTGAAATCTGAGTAATAATCTGTTCTAAATATTTTTCTGAAATCTCCTGACGCTCAGCAATTTTTTTGATGGGAATATATTCCCCAGTATTGTTAATCGCCAGGTCCAGCATTAGGCGCAAGGCATATCTGCCTTTAGTCGATATTTTCATGATGAGTATAACCCCGTTGACAAGTAGCGTTCGCCGGTATCTGGTAGCAACACTACAATGGTCTTTCCTTTGTTTTCCGGCCGTTTGGCAAGTTCTGTTGCTGCATATAAAGCTGCTCCAGAAGAGATTCCGACCAGTAAGCCTTCTTTTCGGGCAATGTCCTTTGATGTTTTAAAGGCATTGTCATTGCTAACCTTGATGATTTCATCATATACCTTGGTGTTTAACACCTTCGGAACAAAACCGGCGCCGATCCCCTGGATTTTATGCGGACCCGGATTTCCTCCGGAAAGTACTGGCGAAGCTTCTGGCTCGACCGCAACGACCTGTACACCTGGCTTCTTTTCTTTTAATACTTCACCAACTCCGGTGATCGTTCCGCCAGTGCCAATACCAGCTACAAAAATATCCACTTCACCATCGGTATCGTTCCAGATTTCGATGGCAGTTGTTTGGCGATGGATTTCCGGATTAGCCGGATTTTCAAATTGTTGAGGAATATAGGCGTTTGGAATGGTTGCGGCCAATTCACTGGCCTTGGCGATGGCGCCCTTCATACCCGTTGCACCTGGTGTCAATTCCAGCTCTGCACCCAAAGCGGAAAGCAGATTACGACGTTCCACACTCATGGTTTCCGGCATCGTTAAAATAAGACGATAGCCCTTTGCCGCGGCTACAAAAGCCAAACCAACGCCGGTATTGCCACTGGTTGGTTCAATAATTACGGTACCTTCCTTAATCAGGCCGGCCTTTTCACCCGCTTCAATCATCGCAAAACCAATCCGATCCTTGACTGAAGATAAGGGATTGAAGTATTCAAGTTTCGCCACCAGTTTTGCTTCCAACTCCAAACTTTTTTCATAATTGGATAATTCCAAAAGCGGTGTATTTCCGATTAAATCCGTTAGATTTTTTGCAATTTTAGCCATTTCATTGCCTCATTTCTTTTATTTTAATTTTTCAATTCATATCATTTCTATATGTTTTTATTATATGCCTCTGCCTTTTCTTTGTCAACTAAAAAATGCCGGATTTCTCCGGCATTTAAGACTTTAAATAAACACTCGTGTAGTACCGACACTTGTCAGTAACTTAATTTATTACACGTCTTTTTTTGAATGATGTTCCTTTGCTTCAGCTTCTACCCGAGTCCAGAAACGTTTTCCTTCCGGATGCGCTTCTTCACCGGCAACCTTGGCATACTCATTCAAAGCATTCCGTTGATCTCGGTTAAGCTTACGCGGTACTTCCACTTTAATGGTGATAAACTGATCGCCACGGCCATGGCCATTCACATTGGGAATCCCTTTTCCTTTTAGTCGGAATACTTTACCGTTTTGGGTTCCTTCTGGAATCTTCAGTTTAATCTTGCTGTCGATGGTGGGTACCACAATGCTGTCACCCAAGGCTGCCTGAGCATAGGTAATCGGCAGTTCATAATAGACATCGTCATCGTTTCGTTTAAATAAGATATCTTCACGAACACTGATATAAACAAGCAGATCCCCAGTACTTCCATGGTTTGGTCCGGCATTTCCCTGGCCTCTTAATGGCAGAATTGAACCGTCATCCACACCGGCAGGTATTTTAATATTGATGGTTCGTTCCTTGGATTCAACCCCAGCTCCATGACAGGTGGCACAAGGTTTATCAATGATTTTTCCTTCACCATGACACTTGTCGCAAGTATGAACCTGTTGAACTGTTCCAAATGGCGTTTGTTGCCGCACATAAACTTGTCCAGAACCACCACATTGATCACAGGTCTTAACAGAAGATCCCTTTTC
This window encodes:
- a CDS encoding amidase domain-containing protein: MKRRRILKRKRKRVVICLVLMTLMAMGVICVGVLANSYSLPESLSDNSIGENPGADSGAIKLREGEEEMDDEMLKPITEYFEAYFQATANLETTDITALFEDPSSENAWINQSAMDYLIRMRLNQSNDLKMTDYQCGLTITRINEEAGMVEVALLEDHTVNFAFIPDVDSSSSGIAHTFYLDKTADGYVVSEHYKEEDSFLMLEEAIADSYEEPEVVAEGLLDNSLSVVEELSSEKESFNSGEVESWEPEVDNEYDAVAAIDYAMRWVDPVEVVRNDNKFGVYDTYGGNCNNYISQCLYAGGIPMDYFGDVNTQWKWYGEEVDLDEYETGRSPAWAGVEEFYTYASENDGYGLSAIVDDNVYSGAVGDILQYGQDDEWLHSVIITDVVTDNDGNMLDYLINSNTTDRINYPASAYGYSELRLIKILGWNDGDY
- a CDS encoding GatB/YqeY domain-containing protein translates to MVLKDQLQADLKTAMKEKDKVKKSTVTMIRAAILQVEKDQKVELGDDQILEIIAKQLKQRRDGLAEFEKAQRDDLIQQAREEIEIIEGYLPTQLTIDEIKVIVTETIQETGAVDAKDMGKIMSALMPKVKGRADGKLVNQVVRESLA
- a CDS encoding histidine triad nucleotide-binding protein; the protein is MSKDCIFCKIVNKEIPADIIFEDDLVIAFNDIAPQAPVHVIIIPKEHFDSLLSVPAGNDIICHMHTVANRIALKLGIAKTGFRLVNNCGKDGNQTVPHLHYHLLGGRPLLWPPG
- the rpsU gene encoding 30S ribosomal protein S21, whose product is MSEVKIKENETLESALRRFKRKTAMAGVMSEIRKREHYEKPSVKRKRKSEAARKRKMKKR
- a CDS encoding cation-translocating P-type ATPase, whose product is MENNINPEIGLTQAQVEERAKAGKVNIQPQSKTKTIGKIIKDNTLTLFNILNIVLALMVIFVQSFQNLLFINIVIINTFIGITQEIKAKKTIDKLSLISQPHVTVLRDGNSQEIVFEKIVLDDILVLKAGKQIPSDSQVVKGELEVNESLLTGESDSIMKYQGDELFSGSFVVSGEATVQVTQVGLDNYASKLVEAVKVAKKPNSEIMKALGFIMKTISIVIVPIGLLLLYKQLIVQELPLQAGVTGTVAALIGMIPEGLVLLTSVALAVGVIRLGQHKTLVQELYCIETLARVDVLCLDKTGTITEGNLEVLSMETISHDQNPVQAIRALIANLKDDNATYRALSESCKGEAPKWKCDRVIPFSSDRKWSGAFFAEKGTFVIGAPEFILGDRYPEIQDKVECYASEGNRVLMLGHSTEPFNEDGSLPKAIKTIALLPMGDKIRQEAKKTLEFFRNQGVEIKVISGDNPVTVSQVAHRAGLLDWDNYVDASTLTEDEAVRDAALKYSVFGRVTPGQKRLLIEAIKNDGHTVAMTGDGVNDVLALREADCSIAMAEGSDAVRQVAQLVLLDSNFASFTRVLMEGRRVINNITRAASLFLVKTMFSLMLAVIVIIANEAYPFVPIQLTLISALTIGAPSVFLALEPNKNRVTGNFLEKVLKKSLPGALTVVFNVVMIMIIGSYLPLNHEQVSTLAVISTGLIGLVILFRVCQPLDNKRWALFFAMTVSFLCCVLFLEDLFFLLPIQEFIPAMFIILGITILDIYPLLKTFSWIVDKVETLLNRCAKEKSTAKSTILEK